The proteins below are encoded in one region of Doryrhamphus excisus isolate RoL2022-K1 chromosome 4, RoL_Dexc_1.0, whole genome shotgun sequence:
- the wdr31 gene encoding WD repeat-containing protein 31, giving the protein MGKLQSKFRKRSELYRASQEGTADTTSDSQVVQYEPAHHGSINTVANLSPDLCVSGGTDQAVVVYDWKQGHVCQSFQGHNREVTKVVCYPGSTWIFSASRDKTVLMWDLNQGDEPIQEFSGHELVVNGLAVSPDGRKLCTGSRDNWMCLWDIESAKCEQRHNISRNLVTHVCWVPESSSVVQTSEDKTIRVWDSRSWKVMNTFPAKQYIQTHCDVSPNGNYLVSSSNGFGGQGCEATLWDLRQPGCKVVEYRGHLQTTACCVFLPTPPGGTALVATSSHDSSIKVWDQKSAVCLGTLSLDGAGPLVSLAPSDSSNVLCASFNSGLHHIQVMHGSNHVQGSGAGGASDLDIRVVSCF; this is encoded by the exons ATGGGAAAGCTCCAGAGCAAATTCCGCAAGCGGTCCGAGTTGTACAG ggCCTCTCAGGAGGGAACGGCAGACACTACATCAGACAGTCAGGTGGTGCAGTACGAGCCCGCTCATCATGGCTCCATCAACACTGTCGCCAACCTGAGCCCAGATCTGTGTGTCTCTGGTGGGACCGACCAG GCAGTGGTGGTGTATGACTGGAAACAAGGCCACGTGTGTCAGTCCTTCCAGGGTCACAACAGAGAGGTTACCAAG GTGGTGTGTTATCCGGGTAGTACGTGGATCTTCAGTGCCTCGCGGGACAAGACTGTGCTCATGTGGGACTTGAACCAGGGAGACGAGCCTATTCAGGAATTCAGCGGGCATGAGTTGGTGGTCAATGGACTGGCTGTCAGCCCTG ACGGGCGAAAACTGTGCACGGGCTCACGAGACAACTGGATGTGCCTGTGGGACATTGAATCTGCAAAATGCGAACAGAGACACAACATTTCCAGGAACCTG GTGACTCACGTGTGCTGGGTGCCAGAGAGCTCCTCAGTAGTCCAGACCTCAGAGGATAAGACCATACG GGTGTGGGACAGCCGCTCGTGGAAGGTGATGAACACCTTTCCGGCCAAGCAGTACATCCAGACACACTGTGACGTTTCTCCCAATGGAAACTACCTGGTGTCCAGCAGCAACGGCTTCGGGGGCCAAGGCTGTGAAGCCACG CTCTGGGACCTGCGTCAACCGGGCTGTAAGGTGGTGGAATACCGAGGCCACCTGCAGACCACAGCGTGCTGCGTCTTCCTGCCCACGCCTCCAGGGGGCACCGCTCTGGTAGCGACGTCCTCCCACGACAGCTCCATCAAAGTCTGGGACCAGAAGTCAGCAG TCTGCTTAGGGACGCTGTCGCTGGACGGCGCTGGTCCTCTGGTGTCTTTGGCGCCCAGCGACTCGTCCAATGTGCTGTGTGCCAGCTTCAACAGCGGACTCCATCACATCCAGGTCATGCACGGATCAAACCACGTTCAGGGTTCCGGGGCAGGTGGAGCGAGTGACTTGGACATTAGGGTGGTGTCATGCTTCTGA
- the bri3bp gene encoding BRI3-binding protein: protein MKATTLSLLFLLLSASVLSAAEAARGRASSNQNSFRRAANGVYQTLSNVFGEDNIRGLYKFFSKATERFVHGVDSFLDTVWKIWSDLLDVMGIDSSNLSHYFSPASLSSSPARALLLVAGVLAAFWSLSMFLGGVFYLLHAVFGRFFWLARVALLALSCLYVLQKFEGDPERAVLPLCVIMALYFMTGPVGVYWRRGGGGSLEEKIDHLDTQIRLLNIRLSRVIDSLERVE, encoded by the exons ATGAAAGCAACTACATTGTCCTTGCTTTTCTTGCTGCTTTCCGCGTCGGTGCTCTCGGCAGCGGAAGCGGCCAGAGGCCGGGCCAGCAGCAACCAGAACAGCTTCCGACGGGCGGCTAACGGCGTCTACCAGACCCTTAGCAATGTGTTCGGGGAGGACAACATCCGAGGCCTGTACAAG tttttctccAAAGCAACAGAGCGCTTTGTCCATGGAGTGGATTCCTTCCTTGACACGGTCTGGAAGATATGGTCCGATCTCCTGGATGTGATGGGCATTGATT CGTCCAACCTCAGCCACTACTTCAGCCCAGCATCCCTCAGCAGCTCACCGGCGCGCGCCCTCCTCCTGGTGGCTGGCGTCCTGGCGGCGTTCTGGTCCCTCTCCATGTTCCTGGGCGGCGTCTTCTACCTGCTGCACGCCGTCTTCGGACGATTCTTCTGGCTGGCACGTGTCGCCCTCCTGGCTCTGTCCTGCCTCTACGTTTTGCAGAAGTTCGAGGGTGACCCTGAGCGAGCCGTGCTGCCGCTGTGCGTCATCATGGCGCTCTACTTCATGACGGGGCCCGTCGGCGTGTACTGGCGGCGTGGCGGCGGAGGCTCGCTGGAGGAGAAGATCGACCACCTTGACACCCAGATCCGGCTGCTCAACATCAGGCTGAGTCGGGTGATAGACAGCCTGGAGCGAGTGGAGTAG